Proteins from a single region of Chryseobacterium sp. T16E-39:
- the metH gene encoding methionine synthase — protein MKYLRLSGLEPLIITPESNFINVGERTNVAGSKKFLRLIKEEKFSEALDIARHQVEGGAQILDVNFDDGLIDGKASMIKFLNLIGSEPDIARIPIMVDSSKWEILEAGLQVVQGKCVVNSISLKGGEDEFIKQAKAIKRYGAAVIVMAFDEEGQADTLDRRIEISKRSYDILVNQLNFPAEDIIFDLNIFPVATGMDEHRRNALDFIDATRWVRQNLPYASVSGGVSNVSFSFRGNDTVREAMHSVFLYHAIQAGMNMGIVNPAMLEVYDEINKELLGLVEDVILDKREDATERLLDYSEKHKSVKKEVVEDLEWRKRPLQDRITHALVKGIDRFIEEDVEEARQAAEKPLHVIEINLMTGMGVVGDLFGSGKMFLPQVVKSARVMKKAVAYLQPYIEAEKDGSRPANGKILMATVKGDVHDIGKNIVSVVLGCNNYEIVDLGVMVPAEKIIQTAIEEKVDVIGLSGLITPSLDEMVYIASELERQNLDFPLLIGGATTSKAHTAVKIDLKYKNAVVHVNDASRAVNVVSSLLGDRNKEYVSDLKDEYSDFREKFLNRQVDKDYVSIEEARENHFSIDWANEEIFEPNNLGVTVFENQDLRELLPFIDWSPFFRSWDLHGKYPNILEDEVVGVQAKELFKDAQVILKRILDEKLLQAKAIFGIFKANANETDDILLFNENNEELARFLTLRQQAQRSKGKEYLALSDFIAPQDSGKTDYVGAFCVTTGFGTDELSNEYEKANDDYNAIMVKALADRFAEAYAEFLHKKVRTEYWGYANQESLSNEELIAEKYKGVRPAPGYPACPDHLEKKTIWDLLKVEENIGVYLTESLAMFPTAAVSGYYFGSPHAKYFGLGKITEDQLKDYAGRRGCSVQEAKKWLSPNLAD, from the coding sequence ATGAAATATTTAAGATTATCAGGCCTTGAGCCTCTTATCATAACACCGGAAAGTAATTTCATCAATGTTGGTGAAAGGACGAATGTTGCCGGATCTAAAAAGTTTTTAAGATTAATTAAAGAAGAGAAATTCTCTGAAGCTCTGGATATTGCACGTCATCAGGTAGAAGGTGGTGCGCAGATTCTGGACGTTAATTTTGATGATGGGCTGATCGACGGAAAAGCTTCCATGATCAAATTCCTTAATCTGATAGGCTCAGAACCTGACATTGCCAGAATTCCAATTATGGTCGATTCTTCCAAATGGGAGATCCTGGAAGCTGGACTTCAGGTGGTTCAAGGGAAGTGCGTTGTGAATTCCATAAGCTTAAAAGGGGGTGAAGATGAATTTATAAAACAGGCGAAAGCTATTAAAAGATATGGTGCTGCGGTCATTGTAATGGCCTTCGATGAAGAGGGGCAGGCCGATACCTTAGACCGGAGAATCGAAATTTCAAAACGTTCTTATGACATCCTGGTCAATCAACTCAATTTTCCTGCTGAGGACATTATTTTCGACTTAAATATTTTTCCGGTTGCAACTGGAATGGATGAGCATAGAAGAAATGCACTTGATTTTATTGATGCAACGCGGTGGGTGAGACAAAATCTTCCATATGCTTCTGTAAGCGGAGGAGTGAGTAATGTTTCATTTTCTTTCCGTGGAAATGATACGGTAAGAGAAGCTATGCATTCTGTTTTTCTTTACCATGCGATCCAGGCAGGAATGAATATGGGAATTGTAAACCCGGCGATGCTTGAAGTATATGATGAGATTAACAAAGAATTGTTAGGTCTTGTAGAGGATGTTATTCTTGACAAAAGAGAAGATGCAACTGAACGTCTTCTGGATTATTCTGAAAAGCACAAATCGGTAAAGAAGGAAGTCGTTGAGGACCTTGAATGGAGAAAAAGACCTTTGCAGGATAGAATTACCCATGCTTTGGTAAAAGGGATTGACCGTTTTATTGAAGAGGATGTGGAAGAGGCAAGACAGGCAGCTGAAAAACCATTGCACGTTATTGAAATCAATTTGATGACGGGGATGGGAGTCGTGGGAGACTTATTCGGAAGTGGGAAAATGTTCCTTCCGCAGGTTGTAAAATCTGCAAGGGTCATGAAAAAAGCCGTTGCGTATCTGCAACCTTATATTGAAGCTGAGAAAGACGGATCAAGACCTGCTAATGGTAAAATACTAATGGCGACGGTTAAAGGAGATGTGCATGATATCGGGAAGAATATTGTAAGCGTTGTTTTAGGCTGTAATAATTATGAAATTGTTGATTTGGGGGTAATGGTACCCGCTGAAAAAATTATCCAGACTGCTATTGAGGAGAAAGTTGACGTGATCGGATTAAGCGGATTGATTACACCAAGTCTTGATGAAATGGTATACATCGCCTCAGAATTGGAAAGACAAAATCTTGACTTTCCCTTACTGATTGGAGGGGCTACAACCTCAAAGGCGCATACAGCCGTAAAGATCGATTTGAAATATAAAAACGCGGTAGTTCACGTTAACGATGCTTCCAGGGCTGTAAATGTAGTGAGTTCACTATTGGGAGACAGGAATAAAGAATACGTTTCAGATTTAAAAGATGAATATTCTGATTTCCGTGAAAAGTTTCTGAACAGACAGGTCGATAAAGATTATGTTTCTATTGAAGAAGCAAGGGAAAACCATTTCAGTATTGACTGGGCAAATGAGGAGATCTTTGAGCCGAATAATTTAGGTGTAACTGTATTTGAGAATCAGGACCTGAGAGAATTGCTTCCATTCATTGACTGGTCACCGTTTTTCAGAAGCTGGGATTTACATGGGAAGTATCCTAACATCTTAGAAGATGAGGTGGTCGGAGTTCAGGCGAAAGAATTATTCAAAGATGCACAGGTTATTTTAAAGAGAATTCTTGACGAAAAATTACTTCAGGCAAAAGCCATCTTTGGAATTTTTAAGGCGAATGCCAATGAGACCGATGATATTTTACTCTTTAACGAAAATAACGAAGAATTAGCCAGATTCCTCACTTTAAGACAGCAGGCACAGCGATCTAAGGGGAAGGAATATTTGGCATTAAGTGATTTCATTGCTCCACAGGATTCTGGAAAGACAGATTACGTAGGAGCCTTTTGTGTGACCACAGGCTTTGGAACGGATGAACTTTCAAATGAATATGAAAAAGCTAATGACGATTATAATGCCATCATGGTAAAAGCTCTTGCCGATAGATTTGCAGAGGCTTACGCTGAATTCTTACACAAAAAGGTCAGAACTGAATATTGGGGGTATGCCAATCAGGAAAGTTTGAGTAATGAAGAATTGATTGCAGAAAAATATAAAGGGGTGCGTCCTGCTCCAGGATATCCGGCTTGCCCCGATCATTTGGAAAAGAAAACAATATGGGATCTTTTAAAAGTGGAAGAGAATATTGGAGTTTACCTTACTGAAAGTTTGGCAATGTTTCCAACAGCAGCCGTTTCAGGATATTATTTCGGAAGCCCTCATGCAAAATATTTTGGTTTAGGGAAAATCACGGAAGATCAATTAAAAGACTATGCCGGAAGAAGAGGGTGTAGCGTTCAGGAAGCCAAAAAATGGCTGTCACCTAATTTAGCAGATTAA
- the folE gene encoding GTP cyclohydrolase I FolE: protein MVDFTDNDDDIFTGKEHTPIREDAFDKSPQEKIEKITQLFGEIMETLGMDMTDDSLKDSPRRVAKMYVNEIFGGLLPENKPGISTFSNKYKYRQMLVEKDITVYSFCEHHFLPIIGRAHVAYISNGEVIGLSKINRIVDYYAKRPQVQERLTMQIVNALKEALGTKDVACIIDAKHLCVNCRGIKDTASSTITAELSGIFRTNPITRQEFLHYVGSHTTLD, encoded by the coding sequence ATGGTTGATTTTACTGATAACGACGATGATATTTTCACTGGAAAAGAACATACGCCTATAAGGGAAGATGCTTTTGATAAATCGCCACAGGAAAAAATAGAAAAAATTACTCAGCTTTTTGGAGAGATCATGGAAACTTTAGGAATGGATATGACCGATGATTCTTTAAAAGATTCTCCAAGGCGTGTTGCAAAAATGTATGTGAATGAAATTTTCGGAGGCTTACTTCCAGAAAATAAACCGGGGATCTCTACCTTTTCCAATAAATATAAATACCGACAAATGTTGGTAGAAAAGGACATCACAGTATATTCATTTTGTGAACACCACTTTTTGCCGATCATCGGAAGAGCTCATGTTGCTTACATTTCAAATGGTGAGGTAATTGGTCTTTCAAAAATTAACAGAATTGTGGATTATTATGCAAAGAGACCACAGGTTCAGGAAAGATTGACCATGCAGATTGTAAATGCATTGAAAGAAGCTTTGGGAACAAAAGATGTAGCCTGTATCATTGATGCAAAGCACCTTTGTGTAAATTGCAGAGGAATTAAGGATACAGCGAGTTCAACAATTACTGCAGAATTGAGTGGGATATTCAGAACCAATCCTATTACAAGACAGGAATTCCTGCATTATGTGGGAAGTCATACAACCCTGGATTAA
- the metF gene encoding methylenetetrahydrofolate reductase [NAD(P)H], which produces MKITEHIKNANGKTLFSLEVVPPQKGIGIEDLYRNIDPLMEFKPPFIDVTTSREEYIYLDKGNGLVERKITRMRPGTLGICSAIQHKYNVDTVPHLLCGGFTKEETEYLLVDCMYLGIENIMALRGDAMKGHQYFEATPGGHESAMDLVYQINDLGRGKYLHDEDQISDELNKFCIGVAGYPEKHIEAPSMNYDLKWLKQKVDAGADYIVTQMFFDNKKFIEFVQKAREMGITVPIIPGIKPIATKRHLKLLPQVFKIDLPEDLINEVESARNNEAVKQIGVEWAINQCRELLDFGVPVLHFYSMGKSDNIKKVAGELF; this is translated from the coding sequence ATGAAGATTACAGAACATATAAAAAATGCAAATGGAAAAACTTTATTCTCTTTAGAAGTTGTTCCGCCACAAAAGGGAATTGGTATTGAAGACCTTTATAGGAATATTGATCCCTTAATGGAATTTAAACCTCCTTTTATCGATGTGACGACCTCGAGAGAAGAATATATTTATCTCGATAAAGGAAATGGGTTGGTGGAGCGTAAGATTACAAGAATGCGTCCGGGGACTTTGGGGATATGTTCTGCAATTCAGCACAAATATAATGTAGATACTGTCCCGCACCTATTATGCGGAGGTTTTACCAAAGAGGAAACAGAGTACCTTTTAGTAGACTGTATGTATCTGGGAATTGAAAATATTATGGCGCTCCGCGGAGACGCAATGAAAGGGCATCAGTATTTTGAAGCAACACCTGGTGGGCACGAAAGTGCTATGGATCTCGTGTATCAGATCAATGACCTGGGACGTGGCAAATATCTTCATGACGAAGACCAGATATCTGATGAGCTAAATAAATTCTGCATTGGTGTTGCCGGATATCCCGAAAAACATATTGAAGCTCCATCTATGAATTATGACCTGAAATGGCTAAAACAAAAAGTAGATGCAGGTGCCGATTATATTGTAACGCAGATGTTTTTTGATAATAAAAAATTTATTGAATTTGTTCAAAAAGCAAGAGAAATGGGAATTACGGTTCCGATTATTCCTGGAATTAAGCCAATCGCTACGAAGAGACATTTAAAACTGTTACCACAGGTATTTAAAATAGATCTGCCTGAAGATTTAATCAATGAAGTTGAAAGTGCCAGGAACAATGAAGCGGTAAAGCAAATTGGTGTTGAATGGGCGATCAATCAGTGCAGAGAGCTTTTGGATTTTGGAGTGCCGGTTTTACACTTTTATTCTATGGGTAAAAGTGATAATATAAAGAAAGTTGCGGGAGAATTATTCTAA
- a CDS encoding DinB family protein, producing the protein MDYQVLKNTVETELERFKTIPEEEWSDKFSEEKWSKKEILGHLCDSALTNIRRFVVTQYKENENIVYDQNFWVRAQNYQNSPTSDVIHLWKYLNLQIVNIVENMPDEVLQNSCDTTKTERRIYTLEYLIQDYMDHLQHHLKTI; encoded by the coding sequence ATGGATTACCAGGTTCTGAAAAATACGGTTGAGACTGAGCTTGAGAGGTTCAAAACGATCCCTGAAGAAGAATGGAGTGATAAATTTTCAGAAGAAAAGTGGTCTAAAAAGGAAATTTTAGGTCATCTTTGTGACAGTGCATTGACGAATATCAGAAGGTTTGTGGTCACTCAATATAAAGAAAATGAAAATATTGTTTACGATCAGAATTTCTGGGTAAGAGCGCAGAACTATCAAAATAGTCCGACCTCTGATGTTATTCATTTATGGAAATATCTCAATCTTCAGATTGTCAATATTGTTGAAAATATGCCGGATGAGGTTTTGCAGAATAGCTGTGATACTACGAAAACAGAGCGAAGAATTTATACATTAGAGTATCTGATTCAGGATTATATGGATCATTTACAGCATCACTTAAAAACAATTTAA